One genomic region from Ptychodera flava strain L36383 chromosome 14, AS_Pfla_20210202, whole genome shotgun sequence encodes:
- the LOC139149906 gene encoding coiled-coil domain-containing protein 9-like isoform X5, which translates to MDFPLRKAETEEELRELLKEMERSFLSSMTSAGKIEGLDEMDNFTFLDILNKEEKEVLLNKKIEEMRKKNERLMKRHKEIQDDKRHAADIGAEGPDELMPGSRRGQPQSPTERGPPQRNRGGGHGGRSGKSRGRGYSASKQRPDFHPYSPQRTDSDPSWRWPNDSTPRRVGSGRTEHSGSVNRRGGYGRRDGGNQRGGDSSRGQGSRGQMSPKSPTSPKSPSLSLFSDDENPMAQGMTITVTNSAIAASRQKKSIISEVSKPKRQNITVSLNVQGKKGEPRRIVKMTKEEKERKEWEEKRRQNIQAMEEELKAANEFEKKKHGKSHLFPRQTGKPPPKSYSFLDDNRRSDTGESRRHFRNWGGTSFDDAKVQVSRHRSEKKDSGPQGDMTMSMTGRERKEYADWKAERDRIDQERLQRHKRATGEWKREWDREKDRKDDDDKPASRSSNRGDRIGSGRFDNRGPRGGGKGKQRSEGKNWTSNKGENDNSGGNRDNSGGNRDNSGGNRDNSGGNRKRQQDNKKKGVKLTLDVTPNRKGGGRRQGGSGSGREAERDEPSATSEEGDSSALSPGLHASSPLSPISPGVLKTPTDHVHVNDWAAEMESGSGSSQGKSEDGAGKEGWSEDNRDEQAVEGGGDFEADVTEEVKIVDLAAEGSQDAALSETGDSFESYKSADSEVIGDDRRLSGEKSDNSQTETQDLSDKGDPVMNSQDEMEQVAKNETVEGGEAKQNESAEPEGQDGNASEPTENHETATADQAKAQEIPETSETAPSDVEISSDKSESVAQPAQDETETSAEKESVTPAEDESAAKEAKTEPTEKETQSTEEGQGQGAGEASEACEAPTEETSKEE; encoded by the exons ATGGATTTTCCACTCAGGAAAG CTGAAACAGAAGAAGAGTTGAGAGAGCTGCTGAAAGAGATGGAGCGAAGTTTCCTGTCCAGTATGACCTCTGCTGGG AAGATAGAGGGGCTGGACGAAATGGACAACTTCACATTCCTTGACATTCTGAACAAGGAGGAGAAGGAAGTCTTGCTCAACAAGAAAATTGAAGAAATGAGGAAGAAGAATGAGAGACTGATGAAAAGACACAAG GAGATCCAGGACGACAAGAGGCACGCGGCGGACATCGGAGCAGAAGGGCCCGACGAGCTCATGCCGGGATCAAGGAGGGGACAACCTCAGTCACCGACAGAGAGAGGGCCACCACAGAGGAACAGAGGGGGAGGTCACGGTGGTCGAAGTGGTAAAAGCAGAGGCAGGGGATACAGTGCTTCGAAACAG AGACCCGACTTCCATCCATATTCTCCGCAACGAACAGATTCCGACCCCTCCTGGCGATGGCCCAATGACTCGACACCTCGGAGGGTGGGTTCTGGGAGGACTGAACATTCAGGGTCGGTGAACAGAAGAGGAGGCTACGGAAGACGAGATGGAGGAAATCAGAGGGGTGGTGATTCCTCCAGAGGTCAAGGGTCAAGAGGTCAGATGTCACCGAAATCCCCAACATCGCCAAAGTCACCCTCTTTATCTCTGTTCAGCGATGATGAAAATCCAATGGCA CAGGGCATGACAATCACTGTCACCAACAGTGCTATTGCGGCGAGCAGACAGAAGAAAAGCATAATATCCGAAGTGTCTAAGCCAAAACGTCAG AATATTACAGTGTCTTTGAATGTTCAGGGTAAGAAGGGGGAACCGAGGCGGATAGTGAAAATGaccaaagaagaaaaagaaaggaag GAATGGGAAGAAAAACGAAGACAGAATATTCAAGCCATGGAGGAGGAATTAAAAGCTGCCAATGAGTTTGAGAAAAAGAAA CATGGAAAATCTCATCTCTTCCCACGGCAGACTGGAAAGCCTCCACCTAAGTCGTACAGTTTCCTGGATGACAACAGAAGGAGCGACACGGGAGAAAGCCGCAGGCACTTCAGAAACTGGGGCGGCACCAGCTTCGATGATGCCAAGGTACAAGTGTCAAGACACAGGTCAGAGAAAAAG GACAGCGGGCCTCAGGGCGACATGACGATGAGCATGACCGGCCGAGAGAGGAAGGAGTATGCAGACTGGAAAGCAGAGAGGGATAGAATTGACCAGGAAAGACTGCAGCGACACAAGAGAGCCACCGGAGAGTGGAAAAGAGAGTGGGACAGAGAAAAGGATCGGAAAGA TGATGATGACAAACCAGCATCAAGGTCAAGCAATCGAG GAGACAGGATAGGCAGTGGGAGGTTTGACAACAGAGGACCAAGAGGCGGGGGCAAGGGTAAACAACGATCAG AGGGTAAAAATTGGACATCAAATAAAGGTGAAAATGACAACAGTGGAGGAAACCGTGACAACAGTGGAGGAAACCGCGACAACAGTGGAGGAAACCGCGACAACAGTGGAGGAAACCGCAAAAGGCAGCAGGACAACAAAAAGAAGGGCGTCAAGCTGACCCTGGATGTGACGCCTAACAGGAAAGGTGGTGGAAGGAGACAAGGAGGCTCTGGATCCGGCAGGGAAGCGGAGCGAGATGAACCATCAGCCACTTCAGAGGAAGGGGATTCATCCGCACTGTCACCAGGGCTCCATGCATCCTCGCCGCTGTCGCCAATTTCCCCCGGTGTCCTTAAGACTCCAACAGATCACGTACACGTCAACGACTGGGCGGCAGAGATGGAATCCGGCAGCGGGAGCAGCCAGGGAAAGTCGGAAGATGGAGCAGGAAAGGAGGGCTGGTCGGAAGACAATCGGGATGAACAGGCGGTGGAAGGGGGAGGAGACTTTGAAGCGGATGTCACGGAGGAGGTGAAAATAGTAGATTTAGCGGCAGAGGGTTCACAGGACGCTGCCCTGAGTGAAACCGGGGACTCGTTTGAATCATACAAGAGTGCCGACTCCGAAGTGATAGGGGATGACAGGAGACTGTCGGGCGAAAAGAGTGACAATTCACAGACGGAGACACAGGATTTAAGTGATAAGGGGGACCCCGTGATGAATTCACAGGATGAAATGGAACAGGtggcgaaaaatgaaactgtagaGGGCGGTGAGGCAAAACAGAATGAGTCAGCTGAACCCGAGGGACAGGATGGAAACGCAAGCGAGCCCACTGAAAATCACGAAACTGCGACTGCGGATCAGGCAAAAGCCCAAGAGATCCCTGAAACTTCAGAAACTGCTCCAAGCGACGTCGAAATATCATCAGATAAAAGTGAAAGTGTCGCCCAGCCAGCGCAGGACGAAACAGAAACCAGTGCAGAGAAGGAAAGTGTGACTCCCGCAGAAGACGAATCCGCAGCGAAAGAGGCAAAGACGGAGCCAACAGAGAAAGAGACCCAATCGACAGAGGAAGGTCAAGGTCAAGGTGCAGGTGAGGCAAGCGAGGCGTGTGAAGCCCCCACAGAGGAGACCAGCAAGGAAGAATGA
- the LOC139149906 gene encoding coiled-coil domain-containing protein 9-like isoform X3, producing the protein MAHERTKPHKPIPSEQSKAQLIILNGTRSNAETEEELRELLKEMERSFLSSMTSAGKIEGLDEMDNFTFLDILNKEEKEVLLNKKIEEMRKKNERLMKRHKEIQDDKRHAADIGAEGPDELMPGSRRGQPQSPTERGPPQRNRGGGHGGRSGKSRGRGYSASKQRPDFHPYSPQRTDSDPSWRWPNDSTPRRVGSGRTEHSGSVNRRGGYGRRDGGNQRGGDSSRGQGSRGQMSPKSPTSPKSPSLSLFSDDENPMAQGMTITVTNSAIAASRQKKSIISEVSKPKRQNITVSLNVQGKKGEPRRIVKMTKEEKERKEWEEKRRQNIQAMEEELKAANEFEKKKTGKPPPKSYSFLDDNRRSDTGESRRHFRNWGGTSFDDAKVQVSRHRSEKKDSGPQGDMTMSMTGRERKEYADWKAERDRIDQERLQRHKRATGEWKREWDREKDRKDDDDKPASRSSNRGDRIGSGRFDNRGPRGGGKGKQRSEGKNWTSNKGENDNSGGNRDNSGGNRDNSGGNRDNSGGNRKRQQDNKKKGVKLTLDVTPNRKGGGRRQGGSGSGREAERDEPSATSEEGDSSALSPGLHASSPLSPISPGVLKTPTDHVHVNDWAAEMESGSGSSQGKSEDGAGKEGWSEDNRDEQAVEGGGDFEADVTEEVKIVDLAAEGSQDAALSETGDSFESYKSADSEVIGDDRRLSGEKSDNSQTETQDLSDKGDPVMNSQDEMEQVAKNETVEGGEAKQNESAEPEGQDGNASEPTENHETATADQAKAQEIPETSETAPSDVEISSDKSESVAQPAQDETETSAEKESVTPAEDESAAKEAKTEPTEKETQSTEEGQGQGAGEASEACEAPTEETSKEE; encoded by the exons ATGGCCCATGAAAGAACCAAACCTCACAAACCGATTCCTAGTG AGCAATCTAAAGCCCAGTTGATTATATTAAATGGGACTAGGTCAAATG CTGAAACAGAAGAAGAGTTGAGAGAGCTGCTGAAAGAGATGGAGCGAAGTTTCCTGTCCAGTATGACCTCTGCTGGG AAGATAGAGGGGCTGGACGAAATGGACAACTTCACATTCCTTGACATTCTGAACAAGGAGGAGAAGGAAGTCTTGCTCAACAAGAAAATTGAAGAAATGAGGAAGAAGAATGAGAGACTGATGAAAAGACACAAG GAGATCCAGGACGACAAGAGGCACGCGGCGGACATCGGAGCAGAAGGGCCCGACGAGCTCATGCCGGGATCAAGGAGGGGACAACCTCAGTCACCGACAGAGAGAGGGCCACCACAGAGGAACAGAGGGGGAGGTCACGGTGGTCGAAGTGGTAAAAGCAGAGGCAGGGGATACAGTGCTTCGAAACAG AGACCCGACTTCCATCCATATTCTCCGCAACGAACAGATTCCGACCCCTCCTGGCGATGGCCCAATGACTCGACACCTCGGAGGGTGGGTTCTGGGAGGACTGAACATTCAGGGTCGGTGAACAGAAGAGGAGGCTACGGAAGACGAGATGGAGGAAATCAGAGGGGTGGTGATTCCTCCAGAGGTCAAGGGTCAAGAGGTCAGATGTCACCGAAATCCCCAACATCGCCAAAGTCACCCTCTTTATCTCTGTTCAGCGATGATGAAAATCCAATGGCA CAGGGCATGACAATCACTGTCACCAACAGTGCTATTGCGGCGAGCAGACAGAAGAAAAGCATAATATCCGAAGTGTCTAAGCCAAAACGTCAG AATATTACAGTGTCTTTGAATGTTCAGGGTAAGAAGGGGGAACCGAGGCGGATAGTGAAAATGaccaaagaagaaaaagaaaggaag GAATGGGAAGAAAAACGAAGACAGAATATTCAAGCCATGGAGGAGGAATTAAAAGCTGCCAATGAGTTTGAGAAAAAGAAA ACTGGAAAGCCTCCACCTAAGTCGTACAGTTTCCTGGATGACAACAGAAGGAGCGACACGGGAGAAAGCCGCAGGCACTTCAGAAACTGGGGCGGCACCAGCTTCGATGATGCCAAGGTACAAGTGTCAAGACACAGGTCAGAGAAAAAG GACAGCGGGCCTCAGGGCGACATGACGATGAGCATGACCGGCCGAGAGAGGAAGGAGTATGCAGACTGGAAAGCAGAGAGGGATAGAATTGACCAGGAAAGACTGCAGCGACACAAGAGAGCCACCGGAGAGTGGAAAAGAGAGTGGGACAGAGAAAAGGATCGGAAAGA TGATGATGACAAACCAGCATCAAGGTCAAGCAATCGAG GAGACAGGATAGGCAGTGGGAGGTTTGACAACAGAGGACCAAGAGGCGGGGGCAAGGGTAAACAACGATCAG AGGGTAAAAATTGGACATCAAATAAAGGTGAAAATGACAACAGTGGAGGAAACCGTGACAACAGTGGAGGAAACCGCGACAACAGTGGAGGAAACCGCGACAACAGTGGAGGAAACCGCAAAAGGCAGCAGGACAACAAAAAGAAGGGCGTCAAGCTGACCCTGGATGTGACGCCTAACAGGAAAGGTGGTGGAAGGAGACAAGGAGGCTCTGGATCCGGCAGGGAAGCGGAGCGAGATGAACCATCAGCCACTTCAGAGGAAGGGGATTCATCCGCACTGTCACCAGGGCTCCATGCATCCTCGCCGCTGTCGCCAATTTCCCCCGGTGTCCTTAAGACTCCAACAGATCACGTACACGTCAACGACTGGGCGGCAGAGATGGAATCCGGCAGCGGGAGCAGCCAGGGAAAGTCGGAAGATGGAGCAGGAAAGGAGGGCTGGTCGGAAGACAATCGGGATGAACAGGCGGTGGAAGGGGGAGGAGACTTTGAAGCGGATGTCACGGAGGAGGTGAAAATAGTAGATTTAGCGGCAGAGGGTTCACAGGACGCTGCCCTGAGTGAAACCGGGGACTCGTTTGAATCATACAAGAGTGCCGACTCCGAAGTGATAGGGGATGACAGGAGACTGTCGGGCGAAAAGAGTGACAATTCACAGACGGAGACACAGGATTTAAGTGATAAGGGGGACCCCGTGATGAATTCACAGGATGAAATGGAACAGGtggcgaaaaatgaaactgtagaGGGCGGTGAGGCAAAACAGAATGAGTCAGCTGAACCCGAGGGACAGGATGGAAACGCAAGCGAGCCCACTGAAAATCACGAAACTGCGACTGCGGATCAGGCAAAAGCCCAAGAGATCCCTGAAACTTCAGAAACTGCTCCAAGCGACGTCGAAATATCATCAGATAAAAGTGAAAGTGTCGCCCAGCCAGCGCAGGACGAAACAGAAACCAGTGCAGAGAAGGAAAGTGTGACTCCCGCAGAAGACGAATCCGCAGCGAAAGAGGCAAAGACGGAGCCAACAGAGAAAGAGACCCAATCGACAGAGGAAGGTCAAGGTCAAGGTGCAGGTGAGGCAAGCGAGGCGTGTGAAGCCCCCACAGAGGAGACCAGCAAGGAAGAATGA
- the LOC139149906 gene encoding coiled-coil domain-containing protein 9-like isoform X6 — translation MAHERTKPHKPIPSEQSKAQLIILNGTRSNAETEEELRELLKEMERSFLSSMTSAGKIEGLDEMDNFTFLDILNKEEKEVLLNKKIEEMRKKNERLMKRHKEIQDDKRHAADIGAEGPDELMPGSRRGQPQSPTERGPPQRNRGGGHGGRSGKSRGRGYSASKQRPDFHPYSPQRTDSDPSWRWPNDSTPRRVGSGRTEHSGSVNRRGGYGRRDGGNQRGGDSSRGQGSRGQMSPKSPTSPKSPSLSLFSDDENPMANITVSLNVQGKKGEPRRIVKMTKEEKERKEWEEKRRQNIQAMEEELKAANEFEKKKHGKSHLFPRQTGKPPPKSYSFLDDNRRSDTGESRRHFRNWGGTSFDDAKVQVSRHRSEKKDSGPQGDMTMSMTGRERKEYADWKAERDRIDQERLQRHKRATGEWKREWDREKDRKDDDDKPASRSSNRGDRIGSGRFDNRGPRGGGKGKQRSEGKNWTSNKGENDNSGGNRDNSGGNRDNSGGNRDNSGGNRKRQQDNKKKGVKLTLDVTPNRKGGGRRQGGSGSGREAERDEPSATSEEGDSSALSPGLHASSPLSPISPGVLKTPTDHVHVNDWAAEMESGSGSSQGKSEDGAGKEGWSEDNRDEQAVEGGGDFEADVTEEVKIVDLAAEGSQDAALSETGDSFESYKSADSEVIGDDRRLSGEKSDNSQTETQDLSDKGDPVMNSQDEMEQVAKNETVEGGEAKQNESAEPEGQDGNASEPTENHETATADQAKAQEIPETSETAPSDVEISSDKSESVAQPAQDETETSAEKESVTPAEDESAAKEAKTEPTEKETQSTEEGQGQGAGEASEACEAPTEETSKEE, via the exons ATGGCCCATGAAAGAACCAAACCTCACAAACCGATTCCTAGTG AGCAATCTAAAGCCCAGTTGATTATATTAAATGGGACTAGGTCAAATG CTGAAACAGAAGAAGAGTTGAGAGAGCTGCTGAAAGAGATGGAGCGAAGTTTCCTGTCCAGTATGACCTCTGCTGGG AAGATAGAGGGGCTGGACGAAATGGACAACTTCACATTCCTTGACATTCTGAACAAGGAGGAGAAGGAAGTCTTGCTCAACAAGAAAATTGAAGAAATGAGGAAGAAGAATGAGAGACTGATGAAAAGACACAAG GAGATCCAGGACGACAAGAGGCACGCGGCGGACATCGGAGCAGAAGGGCCCGACGAGCTCATGCCGGGATCAAGGAGGGGACAACCTCAGTCACCGACAGAGAGAGGGCCACCACAGAGGAACAGAGGGGGAGGTCACGGTGGTCGAAGTGGTAAAAGCAGAGGCAGGGGATACAGTGCTTCGAAACAG AGACCCGACTTCCATCCATATTCTCCGCAACGAACAGATTCCGACCCCTCCTGGCGATGGCCCAATGACTCGACACCTCGGAGGGTGGGTTCTGGGAGGACTGAACATTCAGGGTCGGTGAACAGAAGAGGAGGCTACGGAAGACGAGATGGAGGAAATCAGAGGGGTGGTGATTCCTCCAGAGGTCAAGGGTCAAGAGGTCAGATGTCACCGAAATCCCCAACATCGCCAAAGTCACCCTCTTTATCTCTGTTCAGCGATGATGAAAATCCAATGGCA AATATTACAGTGTCTTTGAATGTTCAGGGTAAGAAGGGGGAACCGAGGCGGATAGTGAAAATGaccaaagaagaaaaagaaaggaag GAATGGGAAGAAAAACGAAGACAGAATATTCAAGCCATGGAGGAGGAATTAAAAGCTGCCAATGAGTTTGAGAAAAAGAAA CATGGAAAATCTCATCTCTTCCCACGGCAGACTGGAAAGCCTCCACCTAAGTCGTACAGTTTCCTGGATGACAACAGAAGGAGCGACACGGGAGAAAGCCGCAGGCACTTCAGAAACTGGGGCGGCACCAGCTTCGATGATGCCAAGGTACAAGTGTCAAGACACAGGTCAGAGAAAAAG GACAGCGGGCCTCAGGGCGACATGACGATGAGCATGACCGGCCGAGAGAGGAAGGAGTATGCAGACTGGAAAGCAGAGAGGGATAGAATTGACCAGGAAAGACTGCAGCGACACAAGAGAGCCACCGGAGAGTGGAAAAGAGAGTGGGACAGAGAAAAGGATCGGAAAGA TGATGATGACAAACCAGCATCAAGGTCAAGCAATCGAG GAGACAGGATAGGCAGTGGGAGGTTTGACAACAGAGGACCAAGAGGCGGGGGCAAGGGTAAACAACGATCAG AGGGTAAAAATTGGACATCAAATAAAGGTGAAAATGACAACAGTGGAGGAAACCGTGACAACAGTGGAGGAAACCGCGACAACAGTGGAGGAAACCGCGACAACAGTGGAGGAAACCGCAAAAGGCAGCAGGACAACAAAAAGAAGGGCGTCAAGCTGACCCTGGATGTGACGCCTAACAGGAAAGGTGGTGGAAGGAGACAAGGAGGCTCTGGATCCGGCAGGGAAGCGGAGCGAGATGAACCATCAGCCACTTCAGAGGAAGGGGATTCATCCGCACTGTCACCAGGGCTCCATGCATCCTCGCCGCTGTCGCCAATTTCCCCCGGTGTCCTTAAGACTCCAACAGATCACGTACACGTCAACGACTGGGCGGCAGAGATGGAATCCGGCAGCGGGAGCAGCCAGGGAAAGTCGGAAGATGGAGCAGGAAAGGAGGGCTGGTCGGAAGACAATCGGGATGAACAGGCGGTGGAAGGGGGAGGAGACTTTGAAGCGGATGTCACGGAGGAGGTGAAAATAGTAGATTTAGCGGCAGAGGGTTCACAGGACGCTGCCCTGAGTGAAACCGGGGACTCGTTTGAATCATACAAGAGTGCCGACTCCGAAGTGATAGGGGATGACAGGAGACTGTCGGGCGAAAAGAGTGACAATTCACAGACGGAGACACAGGATTTAAGTGATAAGGGGGACCCCGTGATGAATTCACAGGATGAAATGGAACAGGtggcgaaaaatgaaactgtagaGGGCGGTGAGGCAAAACAGAATGAGTCAGCTGAACCCGAGGGACAGGATGGAAACGCAAGCGAGCCCACTGAAAATCACGAAACTGCGACTGCGGATCAGGCAAAAGCCCAAGAGATCCCTGAAACTTCAGAAACTGCTCCAAGCGACGTCGAAATATCATCAGATAAAAGTGAAAGTGTCGCCCAGCCAGCGCAGGACGAAACAGAAACCAGTGCAGAGAAGGAAAGTGTGACTCCCGCAGAAGACGAATCCGCAGCGAAAGAGGCAAAGACGGAGCCAACAGAGAAAGAGACCCAATCGACAGAGGAAGGTCAAGGTCAAGGTGCAGGTGAGGCAAGCGAGGCGTGTGAAGCCCCCACAGAGGAGACCAGCAAGGAAGAATGA
- the LOC139149906 gene encoding coiled-coil domain-containing protein 9-like isoform X7, whose protein sequence is MAHERTKPHKPIPSEQSKAQLIILNGTRSNAETEEELRELLKEMERSFLSSMTSAGKIEGLDEMDNFTFLDILNKEEKEVLLNKKIEEMRKKNERLMKRHKEIQDDKRHAADIGAEGPDELMPGSRRGQPQSPTERGPPQRNRGGGHGGRSGKSRGRGYSASKQRPDFHPYSPQRTDSDPSWRWPNDSTPRRVGSGRTEHSGSVNRRGGYGRRDGGNQRGGDSSRGQGSRGQMSPKSPTSPKSPSLSLFSDDENPMANITVSLNVQGKKGEPRRIVKMTKEEKERKEWEEKRRQNIQAMEEELKAANEFEKKKTGKPPPKSYSFLDDNRRSDTGESRRHFRNWGGTSFDDAKVQVSRHRSEKKDSGPQGDMTMSMTGRERKEYADWKAERDRIDQERLQRHKRATGEWKREWDREKDRKDDDDKPASRSSNRGDRIGSGRFDNRGPRGGGKGKQRSEGKNWTSNKGENDNSGGNRDNSGGNRDNSGGNRDNSGGNRKRQQDNKKKGVKLTLDVTPNRKGGGRRQGGSGSGREAERDEPSATSEEGDSSALSPGLHASSPLSPISPGVLKTPTDHVHVNDWAAEMESGSGSSQGKSEDGAGKEGWSEDNRDEQAVEGGGDFEADVTEEVKIVDLAAEGSQDAALSETGDSFESYKSADSEVIGDDRRLSGEKSDNSQTETQDLSDKGDPVMNSQDEMEQVAKNETVEGGEAKQNESAEPEGQDGNASEPTENHETATADQAKAQEIPETSETAPSDVEISSDKSESVAQPAQDETETSAEKESVTPAEDESAAKEAKTEPTEKETQSTEEGQGQGAGEASEACEAPTEETSKEE, encoded by the exons ATGGCCCATGAAAGAACCAAACCTCACAAACCGATTCCTAGTG AGCAATCTAAAGCCCAGTTGATTATATTAAATGGGACTAGGTCAAATG CTGAAACAGAAGAAGAGTTGAGAGAGCTGCTGAAAGAGATGGAGCGAAGTTTCCTGTCCAGTATGACCTCTGCTGGG AAGATAGAGGGGCTGGACGAAATGGACAACTTCACATTCCTTGACATTCTGAACAAGGAGGAGAAGGAAGTCTTGCTCAACAAGAAAATTGAAGAAATGAGGAAGAAGAATGAGAGACTGATGAAAAGACACAAG GAGATCCAGGACGACAAGAGGCACGCGGCGGACATCGGAGCAGAAGGGCCCGACGAGCTCATGCCGGGATCAAGGAGGGGACAACCTCAGTCACCGACAGAGAGAGGGCCACCACAGAGGAACAGAGGGGGAGGTCACGGTGGTCGAAGTGGTAAAAGCAGAGGCAGGGGATACAGTGCTTCGAAACAG AGACCCGACTTCCATCCATATTCTCCGCAACGAACAGATTCCGACCCCTCCTGGCGATGGCCCAATGACTCGACACCTCGGAGGGTGGGTTCTGGGAGGACTGAACATTCAGGGTCGGTGAACAGAAGAGGAGGCTACGGAAGACGAGATGGAGGAAATCAGAGGGGTGGTGATTCCTCCAGAGGTCAAGGGTCAAGAGGTCAGATGTCACCGAAATCCCCAACATCGCCAAAGTCACCCTCTTTATCTCTGTTCAGCGATGATGAAAATCCAATGGCA AATATTACAGTGTCTTTGAATGTTCAGGGTAAGAAGGGGGAACCGAGGCGGATAGTGAAAATGaccaaagaagaaaaagaaaggaag GAATGGGAAGAAAAACGAAGACAGAATATTCAAGCCATGGAGGAGGAATTAAAAGCTGCCAATGAGTTTGAGAAAAAGAAA ACTGGAAAGCCTCCACCTAAGTCGTACAGTTTCCTGGATGACAACAGAAGGAGCGACACGGGAGAAAGCCGCAGGCACTTCAGAAACTGGGGCGGCACCAGCTTCGATGATGCCAAGGTACAAGTGTCAAGACACAGGTCAGAGAAAAAG GACAGCGGGCCTCAGGGCGACATGACGATGAGCATGACCGGCCGAGAGAGGAAGGAGTATGCAGACTGGAAAGCAGAGAGGGATAGAATTGACCAGGAAAGACTGCAGCGACACAAGAGAGCCACCGGAGAGTGGAAAAGAGAGTGGGACAGAGAAAAGGATCGGAAAGA TGATGATGACAAACCAGCATCAAGGTCAAGCAATCGAG GAGACAGGATAGGCAGTGGGAGGTTTGACAACAGAGGACCAAGAGGCGGGGGCAAGGGTAAACAACGATCAG AGGGTAAAAATTGGACATCAAATAAAGGTGAAAATGACAACAGTGGAGGAAACCGTGACAACAGTGGAGGAAACCGCGACAACAGTGGAGGAAACCGCGACAACAGTGGAGGAAACCGCAAAAGGCAGCAGGACAACAAAAAGAAGGGCGTCAAGCTGACCCTGGATGTGACGCCTAACAGGAAAGGTGGTGGAAGGAGACAAGGAGGCTCTGGATCCGGCAGGGAAGCGGAGCGAGATGAACCATCAGCCACTTCAGAGGAAGGGGATTCATCCGCACTGTCACCAGGGCTCCATGCATCCTCGCCGCTGTCGCCAATTTCCCCCGGTGTCCTTAAGACTCCAACAGATCACGTACACGTCAACGACTGGGCGGCAGAGATGGAATCCGGCAGCGGGAGCAGCCAGGGAAAGTCGGAAGATGGAGCAGGAAAGGAGGGCTGGTCGGAAGACAATCGGGATGAACAGGCGGTGGAAGGGGGAGGAGACTTTGAAGCGGATGTCACGGAGGAGGTGAAAATAGTAGATTTAGCGGCAGAGGGTTCACAGGACGCTGCCCTGAGTGAAACCGGGGACTCGTTTGAATCATACAAGAGTGCCGACTCCGAAGTGATAGGGGATGACAGGAGACTGTCGGGCGAAAAGAGTGACAATTCACAGACGGAGACACAGGATTTAAGTGATAAGGGGGACCCCGTGATGAATTCACAGGATGAAATGGAACAGGtggcgaaaaatgaaactgtagaGGGCGGTGAGGCAAAACAGAATGAGTCAGCTGAACCCGAGGGACAGGATGGAAACGCAAGCGAGCCCACTGAAAATCACGAAACTGCGACTGCGGATCAGGCAAAAGCCCAAGAGATCCCTGAAACTTCAGAAACTGCTCCAAGCGACGTCGAAATATCATCAGATAAAAGTGAAAGTGTCGCCCAGCCAGCGCAGGACGAAACAGAAACCAGTGCAGAGAAGGAAAGTGTGACTCCCGCAGAAGACGAATCCGCAGCGAAAGAGGCAAAGACGGAGCCAACAGAGAAAGAGACCCAATCGACAGAGGAAGGTCAAGGTCAAGGTGCAGGTGAGGCAAGCGAGGCGTGTGAAGCCCCCACAGAGGAGACCAGCAAGGAAGAATGA